One Sodalinema gerasimenkoae IPPAS B-353 DNA segment encodes these proteins:
- a CDS encoding protein kinase domain-containing protein: protein MSYCINPQCPSPEDGIDPRDTVCPHCGSDLVFQNRYRINRLLGSGGFGKTFEALDGRNLKVIKVLFKNHPKAVTLFQQEAKVLSRLEHPGIPKVNPDGYFTYTPPDSEEPVHCLVMEKIEGLNLVEWLEQRNNKPIDKKQTVEWLEQLVEILEQVHQQHYFHRDIKPQNIMRRPTGQLVLIDFGTAREVTGTYLNKVGGGQNVTEIISAGYSPPEQINGKAVPQSDFYALGRTFVYLMTGKKPTEFPENPRTGKLLWREGAPQIPDALGDVIDYLMAPFPGNRPQHAQMILNCLAEAEPAISSTKSTLTLSFQRKPKTPGGGESTKTRQRGSQLGSSRTHSGGSTSRNTGNSGNTTSASQSGRTQSPHSSPRKQRQLPQPFRWPQIHISWQPFAALFLALAALSQGYGYWRYGLFPANPWDLVLAIPSAPFLENLIARHAGEVEALAIVPDGTLLVSGRNQDLDLIATRNNIVLQTRSVHESSIRAIVATPDGNSIITASDDASIRIWDLRTAIRRFTLSGHGGPVNALALSENGEVLVSASDDGTLRVWDVEQGRVQQTLSGHTGPVNALALSADGATLISGGQDQSLRIWDVQTGGLIRSLTGHQGPITAVALSPDEAWIASAAEGDQVRLWNVFPGAELFRLKDTDVNVGELAFTPDGAYILGSGRELHFWNLASGDRHHSFRGHNQEISSFVFTPDGRQVITGSGDGTIKRWNLPTEETPEETPEARGL, encoded by the coding sequence GTGAGTTATTGCATTAACCCCCAATGCCCTAGCCCCGAAGACGGGATCGATCCGAGAGACACCGTTTGTCCTCACTGCGGGTCAGACTTAGTCTTTCAGAATCGCTATCGCATCAACCGACTCCTCGGGAGTGGGGGATTTGGCAAAACCTTTGAAGCCCTTGATGGCCGGAACCTCAAGGTCATTAAGGTTCTTTTCAAAAACCACCCCAAAGCAGTGACCCTCTTCCAACAAGAGGCCAAAGTTCTCAGTCGCCTGGAACATCCCGGGATTCCCAAAGTCAATCCCGACGGCTACTTCACCTATACCCCCCCCGATAGCGAAGAGCCAGTTCACTGCTTAGTGATGGAAAAAATCGAGGGGTTAAACCTCGTCGAATGGCTTGAACAACGCAACAACAAACCCATCGACAAGAAACAGACTGTCGAGTGGCTTGAACAACTCGTGGAAATCCTCGAACAAGTCCACCAGCAGCATTATTTCCACCGAGATATCAAACCTCAGAACATCATGCGCCGTCCCACCGGCCAATTAGTCCTCATCGACTTTGGTACGGCCCGGGAAGTCACCGGAACCTACCTCAACAAAGTCGGTGGCGGCCAGAACGTCACCGAGATTATTTCCGCTGGCTACAGTCCCCCCGAACAAATCAACGGTAAAGCCGTCCCCCAGTCAGACTTTTACGCCCTGGGGCGCACCTTTGTCTATCTCATGACTGGGAAAAAGCCCACGGAATTTCCCGAAAATCCTCGAACGGGGAAACTCCTCTGGCGAGAAGGGGCACCGCAAATCCCCGACGCCCTCGGCGATGTCATCGATTATCTCATGGCCCCATTTCCCGGAAATCGGCCCCAACATGCCCAGATGATTCTCAACTGTCTGGCCGAGGCCGAACCGGCGATCTCCTCGACTAAATCCACCCTAACCCTCTCCTTTCAGCGAAAACCCAAAACCCCCGGAGGAGGAGAATCGACCAAAACCCGCCAACGGGGAAGTCAGCTAGGCTCCTCCCGGACTCACTCCGGCGGGAGCACCTCGCGCAATACCGGCAACTCCGGGAACACCACCTCCGCCAGCCAGAGTGGGCGCACCCAATCCCCCCATTCCAGCCCCCGCAAACAGCGGCAACTCCCACAACCATTCCGCTGGCCACAAATTCATATCAGTTGGCAGCCTTTCGCGGCCCTATTCCTGGCCCTGGCCGCCCTCAGTCAAGGCTATGGCTACTGGCGCTATGGCCTCTTTCCCGCCAACCCCTGGGATTTAGTTCTCGCCATTCCCAGTGCCCCCTTTTTAGAAAACCTCATCGCTCGTCACGCCGGAGAGGTCGAGGCCCTAGCCATTGTCCCCGATGGAACTCTCCTCGTGAGTGGTCGCAACCAAGACCTCGACCTCATCGCCACCCGCAACAATATCGTCCTGCAAACCCGTTCGGTCCATGAATCCTCAATCCGAGCCATTGTGGCGACCCCCGATGGGAATAGCATCATCACCGCCAGTGATGATGCCAGTATCCGCATTTGGGATTTGCGGACTGCAATTCGTCGCTTTACCCTGAGTGGCCATGGCGGACCCGTCAACGCCCTGGCCCTCTCTGAAAATGGCGAAGTGTTAGTCAGTGCCAGTGACGATGGAACCCTACGGGTTTGGGATGTCGAGCAAGGACGGGTTCAACAGACCCTATCGGGCCATACTGGTCCCGTCAACGCCCTGGCCCTCTCGGCGGATGGAGCGACTCTAATCAGTGGCGGCCAGGATCAGAGCTTGCGCATTTGGGACGTACAGACTGGGGGACTGATTCGCTCCCTGACAGGACATCAGGGCCCCATTACCGCTGTGGCCCTCTCCCCCGATGAAGCTTGGATTGCTAGTGCTGCCGAGGGGGATCAGGTGCGTTTATGGAATGTCTTTCCGGGAGCCGAGCTATTTCGTCTGAAGGATACTGACGTGAATGTGGGTGAGCTGGCTTTTACCCCCGATGGTGCTTATATCCTCGGGTCCGGGCGTGAACTGCATTTTTGGAACCTGGCCAGTGGCGATCGCCACCATAGCTTCCGAGGTCATAATCAGGAGATTAGTAGCTTTGTCTTTACCCCCGATGGTCGTCAGGTGATTACCGGGTCTGGCGATGGGACGATTAAGCGTTGGAATCTACCGACTGAGGAAACCCCAGAGGAAACCCCAGAAGCTAGGGGTTTGTAG
- the panB gene encoding 3-methyl-2-oxobutanoate hydroxymethyltransferase: MAVTPRTLARWKQEKRPLVALTAWDYAIAKVLDEAGVDLILVGDSLAMVALGYETTLPLTLEEMLHHAKAVRRGVKQALLVVDLPFLTYQESPQQALHSAGRVLKETGAAAVKVEGGHPEMSEIVAKLVRAGIPVMGHVGLTPQSVHQLGYRKQGTTDVEAQRIFAEALALEAAGAFAVVLEHIESQLAETVTAKLTIPTIGIGAGGGCDGQILVTHDLLGWSDRQPPFAKVYANLRETIQQAIQQYSDDVRSHPLVSSEQSGDQEKTTVQ; the protein is encoded by the coding sequence ATGGCTGTTACTCCTCGAACCTTGGCACGCTGGAAACAAGAGAAACGTCCCCTAGTGGCCTTGACCGCTTGGGATTATGCGATCGCCAAAGTCTTAGATGAAGCGGGGGTCGATCTGATCCTCGTTGGTGATTCCTTAGCCATGGTGGCCCTGGGGTACGAGACCACCTTACCGCTGACCCTGGAGGAAATGTTGCATCACGCCAAAGCCGTGCGTCGAGGGGTGAAACAGGCCCTGCTGGTGGTGGATTTGCCCTTCCTCACCTATCAAGAAAGCCCGCAACAGGCGCTGCATTCGGCTGGCCGTGTCTTGAAGGAAACCGGGGCCGCCGCCGTGAAGGTAGAAGGGGGACATCCGGAAATGAGCGAGATTGTCGCGAAATTAGTACGAGCGGGAATTCCGGTGATGGGCCATGTGGGACTGACTCCCCAATCCGTGCATCAGCTTGGCTATCGCAAACAAGGGACAACCGATGTTGAGGCGCAGCGTATTTTTGCAGAAGCCTTAGCCTTGGAAGCGGCCGGAGCCTTTGCCGTGGTGTTAGAACATATTGAAAGTCAGTTAGCCGAAACCGTAACCGCAAAACTGACGATTCCCACCATTGGGATCGGGGCGGGGGGCGGCTGTGATGGACAAATTTTAGTCACCCATGATCTCTTAGGATGGTCCGATCGCCAACCCCCCTTTGCAAAGGTCTATGCCAACTTACGGGAGACGATTCAGCAGGCAATTCAACAGTACAGTGACGACGTGCGATCGCATCCTTTGGTCTCCTCAGAGCAATCTGGGGATCAAGAAAAAACAACAGTACAGTGA
- a CDS encoding sensor histidine kinase, with protein MTTPLVLLLLVFTAAIGFSSYRSGQRTVEEFATQLQNEVSRHILQYLSDYLATPRQVSQTNAAALSLDRLSLEDWQVMGTYLWEHMQAFEMQTLFYSEAMEGQLLLSREEDGTARLYRTTEEMDRWDMTPISRQGRFLPESEEIPGTLSEIINQVTLQPPSGPLWQHLPSGNLLAIAPVYGNTGELRGTLGVETDIAPLGSFLRQLTLMQGGQAFIVDRQGDLISSSAPQHLRDEVRGEGDRPQSIDVLNSPNTTIRTAANTLLNRFGSFENIQGTQILAFSQANRRYVLQVTPFRDEWGLDWLVVVTVPNTELMQPIWLNLVIIAVLGLIAMVTAAVMGWQLAAWLGQPLRRLTKSMTQLGRHSGSTTIPLMVEDASQEVGILGKSFNRLALRFQATVARLEQENGALRETDRLKDLYLHNLAEEFRRPIEEAIKRIQVLGDRPHEYSRRDHQDLHQLRKLGQRLLELMEDISDLTQIHSGQMTPELTSVDLQLLLDEVVEDYRSMLEEANLDLERRDFPPPLRVTADRQMLKQVLVIVFENAIQFTEQGSITLSTTISAPMGRTSYHELPEAIIAVSDSGIGIDPQQQDKLFQPFTKIEGCPEGRRGPGLGLAIAANLVSLMKGKIFVDSEGCGQGTTVTIILPVSN; from the coding sequence TTGACAACGCCTCTCGTGTTATTACTTCTGGTCTTTACGGCTGCGATCGGCTTTTCCTCCTATCGTTCGGGCCAGCGAACGGTGGAGGAGTTTGCCACGCAGTTACAGAATGAGGTCAGTCGTCACATTCTCCAATATTTGAGCGATTACCTGGCGACGCCTCGCCAAGTGAGCCAAACCAATGCAGCGGCGTTGAGTCTCGATCGCTTGAGTTTAGAGGACTGGCAGGTAATGGGAACCTACCTCTGGGAACATATGCAAGCCTTTGAGATGCAAACCCTCTTTTATAGTGAGGCGATGGAGGGGCAACTCCTGCTATCCCGTGAAGAGGATGGAACAGCCCGCTTATATCGTACAACCGAGGAGATGGACCGGTGGGATATGACTCCCATTAGTCGCCAGGGACGGTTTTTGCCCGAATCTGAGGAAATCCCGGGGACTCTATCTGAGATTATCAATCAGGTAACGCTCCAACCCCCGTCGGGGCCCCTCTGGCAACATCTACCCTCAGGAAACCTACTGGCGATCGCCCCGGTTTATGGAAATACGGGGGAATTACGGGGAACCCTGGGGGTGGAAACAGATATTGCCCCCCTCGGTTCGTTTCTACGACAACTGACGCTGATGCAGGGGGGTCAGGCGTTTATTGTCGATCGCCAAGGGGATCTCATTTCCAGTTCTGCCCCCCAACACTTGCGCGATGAGGTCAGGGGTGAGGGCGATCGCCCGCAATCGATTGATGTGCTCAATAGTCCCAATACTACAATCCGCACGGCGGCGAACACCTTACTGAACCGGTTTGGCAGTTTTGAGAATATCCAAGGAACCCAAATTCTGGCTTTTTCTCAGGCTAACCGACGCTATGTCTTGCAGGTGACTCCCTTTCGCGATGAGTGGGGGTTGGATTGGTTGGTGGTGGTGACGGTTCCCAATACGGAGTTAATGCAGCCTATTTGGTTGAATCTAGTCATCATCGCGGTGTTGGGTCTGATCGCGATGGTGACGGCGGCGGTGATGGGTTGGCAATTAGCAGCTTGGTTGGGACAACCGCTACGACGGCTAACCAAGTCTATGACCCAGTTGGGACGACATTCAGGTTCGACGACGATTCCCCTCATGGTTGAGGATGCGTCTCAAGAGGTGGGGATATTAGGTAAGAGTTTTAATCGCTTGGCGTTGCGCTTTCAAGCCACTGTGGCTCGGTTAGAACAGGAAAATGGGGCCTTGCGGGAAACTGATCGCCTCAAGGATTTGTATTTACATAATCTGGCCGAGGAGTTCCGTCGGCCGATTGAAGAAGCCATCAAGCGAATTCAGGTCTTGGGCGATCGCCCCCATGAGTATTCTCGGCGGGATCATCAGGATTTACATCAGTTGCGGAAGCTCGGACAGCGGCTGCTGGAGTTGATGGAGGATATTTCCGATTTAACCCAGATTCATTCAGGCCAGATGACACCAGAGTTAACCTCGGTGGATTTACAACTGCTCTTGGATGAGGTGGTGGAGGACTATCGCTCGATGTTGGAGGAGGCGAATCTCGACCTGGAACGCCGCGACTTTCCGCCCCCATTACGGGTGACGGCCGATCGCCAGATGCTGAAACAAGTGCTGGTGATTGTTTTTGAAAATGCGATTCAGTTTACGGAACAGGGTTCGATTACCCTCTCGACGACGATTAGTGCCCCGATGGGCCGAACCAGCTACCATGAACTCCCGGAGGCAATTATTGCGGTTTCTGATAGTGGGATTGGCATTGACCCCCAGCAACAGGACAAGCTCTTTCAACCGTTTACTAAAATTGAAGGCTGTCCTGAAGGCCGTCGTGGTCCTGGTTTGGGGTTGGCGATCGCCGCTAATTTGGTGTCTTTAATGAAAGGCAAAATTTTCGTAGACAGTGAGGGATGCGGTCAGGGAACTACGGTGACGATTATCCTCCCCGTGAGCAATTAA